In Torulaspora globosa chromosome 1, complete sequence, a genomic segment contains:
- a CDS encoding uncharacterized protein (Ty like retrotransposon), translating to MNPEDTYKTAFVTPSGKYEYPVMSFGLVNAPSTFARYMADIFRGLKFVNVYLDDILIFSETLEEHWSHLDTVLNILREKNLIVKRKKCRFAAKQTEFLGYKTGVNKIEPLQNKCEAVEKYPTPKTIKEAQRFLGMINYYRRFIPTCSQIAQPIQLFICNKSRWTELQDKAVDELKAALCNSPVLILFKSKASYRLTTDASKDGIGAVLEEVNAKNKLIAVVGYFSKSLESAQKNYPAGELELLGIIKDLQHFRYLLHGKRFTLRTDHISLLSLQNKNEPARRVQRWLDDLATYDCTLEYLAGPKNVVADAISRAVYVVESELPASLNLEQWKLDYKSDPLCSAALIHMKELTRHNVSAQDMSAFQSYQKKFLLSETFRCKYSTSNGLIYYRDRIVVPTIHQNDVMKLYHDHTLFGGHFGVTVTIGKIAPIYYWPKLQHSIERYIRTCVQRQLIKAHIPRQHGLLNPLPVADGRWQDISMDFVTGLPPTANNLNMSMVVVDRFSKRAHFIATRKTLDTSHLIDLLFRCVFSYHGFPRTITSDRDIRITAGKYQEFTKRLGIKSTMSTPNHPQTDGQTERTIQTLNRMLRAYASTDIENWHKYLPQIEFVYNSTANRTLGASPFEIDLGYVPNEPVLKTDEELNARNFSAVEMSRRLKAITLQAKERLEAAQVEMEVNNNKRRKPLILERGDDVLVHRDAYFKRGAYMKVRPIYVGPFYVVKKIHDNAYELDLGSRIGLLTSNT from the coding sequence ATGAATCCGGAGGACACATATAAAACTGCCTTCGTGACTCCATCTGGGAAATATGAGTACCCTGTGATGTCTTTTGGTCTAGTTAACGCACCTAGTACGTTCGCTAGATATATGGCTGACATTTTCCGAGGGTTGAAGTTCGTCAATGTCTATCTAGATGACATTTTAATCTTCTCTGAAACATTGGAAGAACATTGGAGTCATCTAGATACGGTTTTGAACATTCTACGAGAGAAGAATCTGATTGTAAAGAGGAAAAAGTGTCGATTTGCTGCAAAGCAAACCGAATTCTTAGGTTATAAGACCGGAGTCAACAAGATAGAACCCTTACAGAATAAATGTGAGGCCGTTGAGAAGTACCCGACACCTAAAACGATAAAGGAAGCTCAAAGGTTTTTAGGAATGATAAATTACTATAGACGATTTATTCCGACTTGCTCCCAGATAGCGCAACCGATCCAATTGTTTATTTGTAACAAAAGTCGTTGGACCGAGTTACAAGACAAAGCAGTGGATGAGCTGAAAGCAGCGCTCTGCAATTCGCCGGTACTGATTCTGTTCAAAAGCAAAGCATCTTACCGATTAACCACAGATGCCTCTAAAGATGGCATTGGTGCTGTTCTAGAAGAGGTTAATGCCAAGAATAAGCTCATTGCCGTTGTTGGTTATTTCTCCAAATCGTTAGAAAGTGCTCAGAAAAACTACCCTGCTGGTGAACTAGAACTATTAGGCATTATTAAAGACTTACAACACTTCAGGTACTTGCTGCATGGTAAACGCTTTACCTTGAGAACGGACCATATCAGTTTACTGTCACTCCAGAATAAAAATGAGCCAGCCCGGAGGGTTCAAAGATGGCTAGATGACCTAGCCACCTATGACTGCACCCTAGAATATCTCGCTGGTCCTAAGAACGTAGTTGCAGATGCCATATCCCGTGCGGTATACGTGGTAGAATCTGAACTACCGGCTTCCCTGAATCTGGAACAATGGAAATTGGATTATAAATCCGACCCACTATGTAGTGCTGCTCTAATTCACATGAAAGAATTAACGAGACACAACGTTAGTGCCCAGGATATGTCCGCTTTCCAAAGTtaccagaagaaattcttaCTCTCGGAGACCTTCCGATGCAAGTACTCAACATCCAATGGTTTAATTTACTACCGAGATCGAATCGTTGTACCCACAATCCATCAAAACGATGTCATGAAGCTATACCATGATCATACCTTGTTCGGAGGGCACTTTGGCGTTACAGTTACAATCGGGAAAATAGCCCCAATATACTACTGGCCAAAGTTACAACATTCCATTGAGCGGTATATCCGGACATGCGTCCAACGCCAGTTGATAAAAGCCCATATACCACGCCAGCACGGCTTGCTGAACCCGCTACCCGTAGCGGACGGAAGATGGCAGGACATATCAATGGATTTTGTTACTGGACTGCCGCCCACAGCGAATAACCTGAACATGAGCATGGTTGTGGTAGACCGTTTTTCTAAACGTGCCCATTTCATTGCAACAAGAAAAACCCTCGATACATCTCATTTGATAGACCTGTTATTCCGCTGTGTGTTTTCGTATCATGGGTTCCCGAGAACTATCACCAGTGATAGAGATATCCGCATCACTGCAGGCAAATATCAGGAATTCACGAAACGGCTGGGGATTAAATCAACAATGTCGACCCCGAATCACCCCCAGACGGATGGTCAAACTGAAAGGACCATCCAGACACTGAATAGAATGCTCAGAGCATACGCTTCAACAGATATCGAAAATTGGCATAAATATCTGCCGCAAATTGAATTTGTCTACAACTCAACTGCAAATAGAACTTTAGGTGCATCACCGTTTGAAATAGACTTAGGATACGTTCCTAACGAACCGGTGCTCAAGACAGATGAGGAGCTTAATGCAAGAAACTTTTCAGCCGTCGAAATGTCTCGACGTTTGAAAGCTATTACATTACAAGCGAAGGAACGCTTGGAAGCTGCTCAGGTAGAAATGGAAGTTAATAACAACAAACGACGGAAACCGCTGATCCTGGAAAGAGGAGATGACGTTCTCGTCCACAGAGATGCGTACTTTAAGAGAGGAGCCTACATGAAGGTACGACCCATTTACGTTGGTCCCTTCTACGTCGTCAAAAAAATCCATGACAACGCTTATGAACTTGATCTAGGCTCCCGCATAGGGTTATTAACATCCAACACCTAA
- a CDS encoding 6-phosphogluconolactonase (ancestral locus Anc_6.345), with the protein MTTTVPKVFAFHEFLGVAEAVADHVVYAQNSALNRSLKEKKSSSTSLNSSAASRDSSSSGSKKAKKEKEARFKIALSGGSLIHVLHEGLLKREDVQWGKWDIYFADERLVPFDSPESNYGLAKREILDQIDTEKYGSPRVFHIDEQLIGDPQECAENYEKVLIKGFAGRDSVKLPMFDLFLLGCAPDGHIASLFPNFQENLREKLAWVVPVENAPSGPSNRISLTIPVICHSHRVTFVVEGATKAPVIKTIMERPEKGLPSSIVNEGAAGRVSWFVDDEALRDVFVTKKKYKFHVDGDE; encoded by the coding sequence ATGACGACCACGGTACCTAAAGTTTTCGCGTTCCACGAGTTCCTAGGGGTGGCAGAGGCAGTAGCGGACCATGTTGTGTATGCGCAGAATAGTGCGTTGAATCGGAgtttgaaggagaagaagagctcaagTACGAGTCTGAATAGCAGCGCAGCATCGCGGGACTCGAGCAGTTCCGGTTCcaagaaggcaaagaaggagaaggaggcGAGATTCAAGATTGCGCTCTCTGGGGGATCGCTGATCCATGTTTTGCACGAGGGATTGCTCAAGAGGGAGGACGTACAGTGGGGGAAGTGGGATATCTACTTTGCGGACGAGAGACTGGTCCCGTTCGACTCGCCGGAGAGCAACTACGGGTTGGCGAAGCGCGAGATCCTGGACCAGATCGACACGGAGAAGTACGGGAGCCCCAGGGTGTTCCATATAGACGAGCAGCTGATCGGCGACCCGCAGGAATGCGCAGAAAACTACGAAAAGGTGCTTATCAAGGGGTTTGCCGGCAGAGACTCGGTGAAGCTACCGATGTTTGACCTTTTCCTGCTCGGGTGCGCTCCGGACGGCCACATTGCATCGCTGTTCCCGAACTTCCAGGAGAATCTGCGGGAAAAGCTTGCGTGGGTGGTGCCTGTCGAGAACGCGCCCAGCGGGCCTTCCAACAGGATATCGCTGACGATCCCCGTCATTTGTCATTCCCACAGGGTTACGTTCGTGGTCGAGGGCGCCACCAAGGCGCCCGTCATCAAGACAATCATGGAGAGGCCCGAGAAAGGTCTGCCAAGTAGTATTGTGAACGAAGGTGCGGCAGGTCGTGTGTCTTGGTTCGTCGACGATGAAGCTTTGAGAGATGTGTTTgtgacgaagaagaagtacaaATTCCATGTCGACGGTGACGAGTGA
- the ERS1 gene encoding cystinosin-like protein ERS1 (ancestral locus Anc_6.346) produces MVKKWKAEDALGFIYVWAWSVSMYPPIITNWKQKSSTAVSKDFAVLNTTGYFYLLISLTLQLYLWLPAPLSVKDGRKPVDTRPKVTQFDFWYCLHGCVMNLVLVSQVIYGKKLWKFKADNHQIRMRPYYHKFWIISLVVFAMLTVRFGFQIFFQGWDNQRTLSYCNSLFVLKISMSLIKNMPQAFHNYERKSLKGFAIQSVMLDITGGVTSLLQLVSQISNDQGFSATTLAANFGKIGLALVTLVFDFIYVSQWLIYRDAELGAASSNIIKLS; encoded by the coding sequence ATGGTAAAGAAATGGAAGGCTGAAGATGCACTGGGCTTTATTTATGTGTGGGCATGGTCTGTGTCGATGTACCCGCCAATTATTACGAATTGGAAGCagaaatcttcaactgcAGTTTCCAAAGATTTTGCTGTGCTAAACACCACTGGTTACTTCTATCTGCTAATATCGTTAACCTTACAGCTGTATCTTTGGCTTCCGGCACCGTTAAGCGTGAAAGATGGACGGAAGCCGGTAGATACGAGACCCAAGGTTACTCAGTTCGACTTCTGGTACTGTCTACATGGCTGTGTGATGAACTTAGTGCTTGTGAGCCAAGTGATTTACGGGAAGAAGCTATGGAAATTCAAGGCAGACAACCATCAGATCCGGATGAGGCCCTACTACCATAAGTTCTGGATAATCTCCTTGGTGGTTTTTGCCATGCTTACGGTCAGATTTGGTTTCCAGATATTCTTCCAAGGCTGGGACAACCAGAGGACCCTGTCATACTGCAACAGTCTGTTCGTTTTGAAGATCTCCAtgtctttgatcaagaacatgCCGCAGGCGTTCCATAACTACGAAAGAAAGTCCCTGAAGGGGTTTGCAATCCAGAGCGTGATGCTTGACATTACTGGCGGCGTCACATCGCTGTTGCAGCTGGTATCGCAGATAAGCAACGACCAGGGTTTTAGCGCCACGACGCTGGCGGCCAATTTCGGCAAGATCGGATTAGCCCTGGTTACGCTGGTGTTTGACTTCATCTACGTGTCCCAATGGCTGATCTATCGGGACGCCGAGCTGGGTGCGGCCAGTTCCAACATAATCAAGCTTAGCTAA
- a CDS encoding uncharacterized protein (ancestral locus Anc_6.347), with amino-acid sequence MWLLNVLLFACVLALAYSFAVVNRYFSFKLHKNTFPLTLTILTCNLVILLFTAYLLPLDVFYATRAAAPADLSSPQNSTASGPTSSLGINVAAVLELDAAAEQRIFRVAWLLVYWLEFVTCWFVIPVLISYCTLKYACAKEASGTQQRSPIWERLIRAIFQNLKFYLLCLLGLVCGVVYLLTSTGHSLSDFKPLIISLSHLYSLSYTLILLSIGLIIFPKNLYAVGRLPTSDSINRYFVELSKTNDDLNDSRMNMLESADRILSIPEPNNGDVVFAQMLNDCKLEVRGTLNETDVSISNLIPGSSSLTVTSLDKLNKYYNEFITHYYNFLHYQTHSNSIIHILAQSQSSNSLSSASSAFRYVKGVAILLLAAISVTLSLLIVYLEMTPTKWGHGWIFDGNRWYNFALELIIFAYNTFVSLYAMSRFKFSNFHLIPNGRSNPTNALYYSLYSSRLLFPLCFNFMVLVPSQTKNRVKSSFETTLYDNLTVIPLVGYLNKYLPSLFLAVTILSYKFDLKQKVLLKVLGEEYYYQFFGMMMYEPVGEIDSLQGNDPRRPSVLTEDSFNFGGRSQMDEDYEYSLQDGRYLFERASSNYDMSTNNGAANSDRASGNGSYL; translated from the coding sequence ATGTGGCTGTTAAACGTTTTGCTTTTTGCTTGCGTGCTGGCGTTAGCGTACTCCTTTGCGGTGGTCAATCGATACTTCTCCTTTAAACTGCACAAGAACACGTTTCCTTTGACTTTGACGATATTGACGTGCAATTTGGTGATTTTGCTATTTACCGCTTATTTGCTTCCATTGGATGTCTTTTACGCTACAAGGGCTGCTGCACCCGCAGATTTATCGTCTCCGCAGAATAGCACTGCCAGTGGCCCGACCAGCAGCCTGGGGATCAACGTGGCAGCAGTTCTGGAATTGGATGCGGCAGCTGAACAGCGCATCTTTCGTGTCGCGTGGCTGCTGGTGTACTGGCTCGAGTTCGTGACTTGCTGGTTCGTCATACCAGTGCTGATATCCTACTGCACTCTGAAATACGCATGTGCTAAAGAAGCGTCCGGCACGCAGCAGCGGTCCCCGATATGGGAGCGTTTGATCCGTGCTATTTTCCAGAACCTGAAGTTTTATCTGCTCTGCCTGCTGGGACTCGTTTGTGGGGTGGTTTATTTGCTGACGAGTACGGGTCACAGTTTGAGCGATTTCAAACCGCTCATCATTTCTCTGTCGCATCTCTACTCGTTGAGCTATACCTTGATTTTGCTTTCCATCGGTCTCATAATCTTCCCTAAGAACTTGTACGCAGTCGGTCGGTTGCCTACAAGCGACAGCATCAATCGGTACTTTGTCGAGCTGAGCAAGACGAATGATGATTTGAACGACAGTCGGATGAACATGCTGGAGAGTGCAGACAGGATACTGAGCATCCCGGAGCCCAACAATGGCGATGTTGTGTTTGCTCAAATGCTGAATGATTGCAAGTTGGAAGTACGCGGTACTTTGAACGAGACGGATGTGTCGATATCGAACCTTATCCCGGGCTCAAGCTCTTTGACGGTCACAAGCTTGGACAAACTCAACAAATATTACAATGAATTTATCACGCATTACTATAATTTCCTCCATTACCAAACCCACTCGAATTCTATTATTCACATTCTGGCGCAGTCTCAGTCCAGCAACAGTTTGtcctctgcttcctccGCATTTAGATACGTTAAAGGCGTCGCGATACTCCTTCTGGCAGCCATATCTGTCACCCTATCCCTGCTTATCGTTTACCTGGAGATGACGCCCACCAAATGGGGCCATGGCTGGATTTTCGATGGGAACCGTTGGTACAACTTTGCTCTCGAACTCATTATATTTGCATACAACACTTTCGTCTCCCTTTACGCAATGAGCAGATTTAAATTCAGCAACTTCCACTTGATACCGAATGGTAGGAGTAATCCGACGAACGCGCTGTATTACTCCTTGTACTCTAGCAGGTTGTTATTCCCGCTATGTTTTAACTTCATGGTGCTAGTTCCCTCTCAGACTAAGAACAGAGTCAAGAGCAGTTTTGAGACAACCCTCTACGATAACCTGACCGTTATACCGCTGGTTGGCTACCTGAACAAGTATCTGCCGAGTCTGTTCCTCGCAGTTACCATACTGAGCTACAAGTTCGATCTCAAGCAGAAAGTACTGCTGAAAGTGCTGGGGGAAGAATACTACTACCAATTTTTCGGCATGATGATGTATGAGCCAGTCGGCGAAATTGACTCTCTGCAAGGCAACGACCCCAGAAGACCATCCGTTTTAACAGAAGATAGCTTCAACTTCGGTGGCCGTTCACAAATGGATGAAGACTATGAATACTCGCTGCAGGACGGCCGGTACCTTTTCGAGAGGGCTTCAAGCAATTACGACATGTCTACGAACAACGGAGCTGCCAACAGTGATCGCGCCAGTGGTAATGGTTCGTATTTATAG
- a CDS encoding DUF3215 domain-containing protein (ancestral locus Anc_6.348) yields MSKPLTLEEAIPKAIGTLSFDEDNQLIESTGIGKDRVSDIIEIAQMELDKDGYGVVSDKDVLVNVFKQAGKTVVVYTPNEE; encoded by the coding sequence ATGTCGAAGCCATTGACCCTGGAGGAGGCCATCCCAAAGGCCATTGGTACCCTGTCGTTTGACGAGGACAACCAGCTGATCGAGTCGACCGGCATTGGCAAGGACAGAGTCAGCGATATTATCGAGATTGCCCAGATGGAACTGGACAAGGACGGCTACGGTGTTGTTTCTGACAAGGACGTCTTAGTCAATGTATTCAAGCAGGCTGGGAAGACTGTGGTTGTGTATACCCCGAACGAGGAGTAG
- the FUB1 gene encoding Fub1p (ancestral locus Anc_6.349): protein MIVQDRLELSVRLVIECLQTLRASYEPVNWQREGSTTKASVSSKKEGTQIDIVGVVIEEGKKCMVSLFDSEDDRSLGQAIFLYDEDLAISQDLPLPLEYESYRSSIKKDEFVHVLRRIGDKLRLEVPAELKQVETEQVMQRGSMALDIDRGRLQGNAPPSSTFRRPPDMPGFEDEYQIHDERASPADVRGPQSGYGDSDLYPTGQKYPNLADPTSQMPPVRPGHDQGGMTFDPLRDQAKRQEEEEGKLRGPGWIPGAKFDDPYGRPGFGGTTGPGSSGFGFGGGGFI, encoded by the coding sequence ATGATCGTCCAAGATAGGTTGGAGTTGAGTGTACGGCTGGTGATTGAATGTCTGCAGACATTGCGTGCAAGTTATGAGCCTGTGAACTGGCAAAGAGAAGGTAGCACGACTAAGGCTTCAGTGAGCAGTAAGAAGGAAGGAACCCAAATCGATATTGTTGGTGTCGTAATAGAAGAAGGCAAGAAATGCATGGTATCGCTGTTCGACAGCGAGGACGATAGGTCTTTGGGTCAGGCTATCTTTCTGTATGATGAGGACCTTGCAATAAGCCAGGATCTGCCGCTACCACTGGAATATGAGAGCTACAGGAGTAGcatcaagaaggatgaatTCGTTCACGTCCTACGTAGAATTGGTGACAAGTTGCGGCTCGAAGTGCCCGCAGAGCTGAAGCAAGTAGAGACTGAGCAAGTAATGCAGAGAGGATCGATGGCTCTAGACATCGACAGAGGCAGATTGCAAGGGAACGCCCCTCCCAGTTCGACGTTCAGGAGACCGCCAGATATGCCAGGTTTCGAGGACGAGTACCAGATACATGACGAGCGCGCAAGCCCGGCGGACGTCAGAGGTCCACAGTCCGGATACGGCGACAGTGATCTTTATCCAACGGGGCAGAAATACCCAAACCTGGCTGATCCCACCTCGCAAATGCCGCCGGTACGGCCTGGCCACGATCAGGGCGGTATGACCTTTGACCCGTTGCGGGACCAGGCCAAGAgacaggaagaagaagagggcAAGCTACGTGGGCCAGGCTGGATCCCCGGCGCCAAGTTCGACGACCCGTACGGCCGCCCAGGCTTCGGAGGCACCACTGGTCCCGGCTCCAGCGGGTTTGGGTTCGGCGGAGGCGGTTTCATCTAG
- the PAT1 gene encoding deadenylation-dependent mRNA-decapping factor PAT1 (ancestral locus Anc_6.350), with protein MSFFGFDASGRHSRERNGDSHEKESPLDFEDTYKGLGEYEAEEEDFLNDETFGAGAELGTDFDFGHGNGNSGPSGAAASSSYASGGRSYVAVARSGVEHSTRQPLDASVDLRPMESLWSSGVTPAQAQEQSQTLSMEELERQQRHRQMGGQPGFMAMPPPGYGMPAPPQGFPQQPQAQAGPGPNVPFGNQFPSPYPPRGMQPGVQGMPPQFQNMPAMFNQAYNVPQGHAPNHQFPGMFPPPPSSQTEPPSEARDAQRLQSVDQNASAAQNASPGRQPVQRALSPQQQRLQTLQAQPSQQQQQQPSSPQPMISPPQTPREHGRSNRGQTRREPMTPEEQKRLQIRQAKVEKILKHSGLMTPRDKDFITRYQLSQIVTEDPYNEDFYFQVYKIIQRGGVVGESNKDLIARAYLEHSGHRLGGRYKRADVALQRMQSQVEKAVTVAKERPQKNKDHSDAAREGVLGRISSSMNSKAPRRQLQIPVHKTGDDSADDSKLSRGGNQALNVVTESLDQVEISQQSRARRRSSYAFTSVDQNSVLSRSGGRKFVLSLIETVYEEVLELEAQLRGGNAVDSTTLWEALHIGDSSYEVCPFISMLSFDKGIKIMPRIFNFLDNAQKLKLLQTFFGELSHLNIIIISSYKTNTSPSESQLKQIELFQAVFLKIIVSFLSSSANFIEIMGLLLYLIKNNNVSFISTSKIGLNLITVLISRAALIRQDINRTNVLSSPEISAWNEVYDKLFTSLETKLFLVFPPKEYMEKIVQATSRPAHGAGSSQAVPKALTASYDQAYIWQFLASLALSGKLNHQRIIIDEIRDEIFGTISVAEELGKSQEDATASQYKKDKLYQDLNLFLNVMGLVARDGEITELK; from the coding sequence ATGTCATTCTTTGGGTTTGATGCGTCTGGACGGCATTCCAGGGAAAGGAATGGCGACAGTCACGAGAAAGAGAGCCCATTGGACTTTGAAGACACATATAAGGGACTTGGGGAGTACGAGGCCGAGGAGGAGGACTTTTTGAACGACGAAACGTTTGGGGCAGGTGCCGAGCTGGGTACTGATTTTGATTTCGGTCATGGAAATGGTAATTCTGGGCCTAGTGGGGCCGCAGCGAGTTCATCGTATGCGTCAGGCGGTAGGTCGTACGTTGCTGTCGCCAGATCTGGTGTAGAGCATTCAACGCGACAGCCACTTGATGCTTCTGTTGATTTGAGACCTATGGAATCGCTGTGGAGTAGCGGCGTGACGCCAGCACAGGCACAGGAACAGTCGCAGACCTTGTCGATGGAGGAGCTTGAAAGACAGCAGCGTCACAGACAGATGGGAGGACAACCAGGGTTCATGGCTATGCCGCCTCCCGGTTACGGTATGCCCGCCCCACCACAGGGGTTTCCTCAGCAGCCGCAAGCGCAGGCGGGGCCTGGGCCAAACGTTCCGTTTGGAAACCAGTTCCCATCGCCATATCCGCCACGGGGCATGCAGCCAGGCGTGCAAGGTATGCCACCGCAGTTCCAGAACATGCCAGCTATGTTCAATCAAGCCTACAACGTGCCACAGGGTCATGCTCCTAACCATCAATTCCCGGGAATGTTTCCACCTCCTCCCAGCTCGCAAACTGAACCACCGAGCGAAGCGAGGGATGCTCAGAGGCTGCAGTCAGTTGATCAGAATGCTAGTGCCGCGCAAAATGCTTCTCCAGGACGCCAACCGGTTCAGCGGGCCCTTTCTCCTCAACAGCAACGCCTTCAGACACTTCAGGCTCAGCCCtctcagcagcagcaacagcaaccaTCGTCCCCCCAGCCAATGATTTCGCCACCCCAAACGCCAAGGGAACACGGAAGATCTAATCGTGGTCAAACAAGGAGAGAACCCATGACTCCTGAGGAGCAAAAGCGGCTGCAAATCCGTCAAGCGAAGGTGGaaaagattttgaagcaCTCAGGTTTGATGACTCCCCGTGACAAGGACTTTATCACCAGATATCAGCTGTCGCAAATCGTCACTGAAGATCCATACAACGAAGATTTCTACTTCCAAGTGTACAAGATCATTCAACGTGGTGGTGTCGTGGGAGAATCGAACAAAGACTTGATTGCCCGTGCTTATCTTGAGCATTCGGGCCATAGGCTCGGAGGTCGCTACAAGCGTGCGGATGTGGCATTGCAGAGAATGCAGAGCCAAGTCGAGAAAGCTGTGACAGTTGCTAAAGAAAGACCTcagaagaacaaagacCATTCAGATGCTGCTCGCGAAGGCGTTCTCGGTAGAATCTCCTCCTCAATGAACAGTAAAGCTCCTCGCAGACAGCTGCAAATCCCAGTGCACAAAACAGGAGATGACAGTGCCGATGATAGTAAATTGTCGCGCGGTGGAAATCAAGCGCTCAATGTTGTCACTGAATCTCTAGATCAGGTGGAAATTAGCCAACAATCCcgagcaagaagaagatcttcctACGCTTTCACATCCGTGGACCAAAACTCTGTGTTGTCGCGCTCCGGTGGTAGGAAGTTTGTTTTGTCTTTGATCGAAACTGTTTATGAAGAAGTGCTTGAGCTCGAAGCTCAATTAAGAGGTGGCAATGCCGTTGACAGTACTACCCTGTGGGAAGCTTTACATATTGGGGACAGTTCTTACGAAGTCTGTCCATTCATATCCATGCTTTCTTTTGACAAAGGTATCAAGATCATGCCTCGtatcttcaacttccttgACAACGCTCAGAAATTAAAGTTATTGCAAACTTTCTTCGGTGAACTATCGCACTTGAACATTATTATAATCAGCTCATACAAGACAAACACATCCCCCAGCGAATCTCAGTTGAAACAAATCGAGCTGTTCCAAGCTGTCTTTCTAAAGATAATTGTGTCGTTTCTATCAAGCAGTGCTAACTTTATCGAGATTATGGGTTTACTGCTCTatctgatcaagaacaataaCGTATCATTCATCTCCACTTCTAAAATTGGTTTGAATTTGATCACGGTTTTAATTTCTCGTGCTGCTCTCATTAGACAGGACATCAACAGAACAAACGTTCTATCCTCGCCAGAAATATCAGCCTGGAACGAAGTGTATGACAAGTTATTCACTTCCTTGGAGACCAAGCTTTTCCTAGTCTTCCCACCAAAAGAATACATGGAAAAGATCGTACAGGCAACTTCACGGCCAGCTCATGGTGCCGGTTCGTCCCAAGCAGTGCCAAAGGCTCTGACGGCCTCGTACGATCAGGCATACATCTGGCAGTTCTTGGCTTCACTGGCCTTGAGCGGAAAGCTTAACCATCAGCGCATAATAATCGACGAGATCAGGGATGAAATCTTCGGCACCATCAGTGTCGCGGAGGAGCTCGGCAAGTCCCAAGAGGATGCCACCGCATCACAGTACAAGAAAGACAAGCTATATCAGGACCTAAACTTATTCCTGAATGTCATGGGGCTTGTTGCCAGAGATGGTGAGATCACAGAGCTGAAATGA
- the ARC35 gene encoding Arc35p (ancestral locus Anc_6.351): MLQLQPQNLLVQKTFGEAVEACRAGSPLTLDRIVSDFDYTTLHISNDSSDKTLLYVSIRTKAWQSVAACRGGAGLTAFLESKYVGQPGVQVSREVESGYDYTLQVDLKQVQPEAVAQLSLLKTLILSYPFQLAFDEFVELSNASAAAGGESGGSLESSTLHTIRYRDDENLFIKSASDRITVIFETIFQDETDKVFGKVFLQEFVDARKRNRTIQSAPQVLFSHEPPLEIQQRSQPVAATVPDSSRRFITFVLFPRHFQTQELQFSTVSQLTLFRNYFHYHIKCSKAYMHSRMRYRVDSFIKVLNRAKVDEDEADDELQQQQARRTITGRKVVY, from the coding sequence ATGTTGCAGCTGCAGCCACAGAATCTGCTGGTGCAGAAAACGTTTGGGGAGGCCGTGGAGGCGTGCCGGGCGGGCAGCCCACTGACATTGGACCGAATCGTGTCTGACTTCGACTATACAACGCTACACATCTCGAATGACAGCAGCGACAAGACGCTGCTGTACGTGAGTATCAGGACGAAGGCTTGGCAGAGTGTGGCCGCGTGCCGCGGCGGTGCTGGTCTCACAGCGTTCCTCGAGTCCAAGTACGTTGGGCAGCCCGGAGTGCAGGTGAGCCGTGAGGTGGAGAGTGGATACGACTACACGTTGCAAGTGGATCTGAAACAGGTGCAGCCGGAGGCGGTCGCGCAGCTTTCGCTGCTGAAAACGCTGATCCTGAGCTATCCGTTCCAGCTGGCCTTTGACGAGTTCGTGGAGCTGAGCAACGCCAGCGCGGCAGCTGGCGGCGAGAGCGGTGGCTCGCTCGAGTCGTCGACACTGCACACGATCCGGTACCGGGATGACGAGAACCTGTTCATCAAGTCCGCGAGCGATCGGATCACGGTGATCTTCGAGACCATCTTCCAGGACGAGACAGACAAGGTGTTCGGGAAGGTGTTTCTGCAGGAGTTTGTCGACGCTCGTAAGAGAAACCGGACGATCCAGTCTGCGCCGCAGGTGCTTTTCTCGCACGAGCCACCGCTGGAGATCCAGCAGCGGTCGCAGCCGGTGGCTGCGACCGTGCCGGACTCCAGCAGAAGATTCATTACATTTGTGCTGTTTCCGCGCCACTTCCAGACGCAAGAGCTCCAGTTCTCGACCGTGTCGCAGCTCACGCTGTTCCGCAACTACTTCCACTACCACATCAAGTGTTCCAAAGCCTACATGCACTCGAGGATGAGATACAGAGTGGATTCCTTCATCAAAGTTCTGAACAGAGCCAAGGtcgacgaggacgaggCGGACGACGAGctacagcagcagcaagcCCGGAGAACCATCACGGGCAGGAAAGTGGTCTACTAG